TGCTTTCATCGCCACAGGTGCCAGTGAGTTAGGTGATGCTGTCACCTCGCTAGGCAGTACCATTGCTCTTAAAATCATCAGTGACAAGCCTGTCTTTGCGCCAGAATTTGGTATTTACAGCCACCGTTTAGGCGATAAATGGTTAGCCGGGGGCGCATCTAACAGCGGTGGAGCGGTATTGTTGCAGCACTTTTCCCGCGATGATTTGCAGCGTTTGACGCCGCAACTTCAGCCAGATAAGCCGATGGGATTGGATTACTACCCGTTGAGCAAACCGGGTGAACGTTTTCCTCATGCCGATCCGCAATGGCAGCCGCGCTTGACCCCACGTCCGGTGGATGATGTGCAGTTTCTGCAAGCGATGCTCGAAGGCATGAGCCGTATCGAACACGCAGGCTGGCAACGTTTGCATGAGCTGGGTGCGCCTTATCCGCGTACTTTGCGGACGGTTGGGGGCGGCAGTCGCAATCCGGCATGGATGCAAATGCGGGCAAAGCTAATGGGTGTGCCGCTTGTGCCGTCCTTGCATGATGAGGCAGCGTTTGGGGCAGCATTATTGGTTTTGCGTGCTAATTATGTCTAATTCATTAACTACCGTGCATTATAGATAGAAAAAATTGAATATGGTTTTGATTATTCAGTCCTCATTAAGGTTTAGAGTCATGCTATAACAGTCGCTGCGAGGTTTTTTAGTAAAGGACAAGTTTATGAACAAGAAAAGTGACGTGCTAGGACGCGCAGTGTTCTCGCCTAAATGCTTAAGTTATGCCATTGTAATATGTTCCAGTTTACTAACAGGTTGTTCAAATCTACCCTTATTGGGGATGGCAGATGATAGTGTAGAAATTAATCCCAGCAATCTCGATGATTATGTCCGCAATCAGGATGATGTTTATAAAGGGTTGCTACAGTTGGCTAGTCTTGCAGGTGAGCCTGCTTCTCCAGCAGAGTGGAACCAATTCATCATGGCGGGTGTACAATATTCCAACCAGAAGTGTGAGATATATTTAAATAGTGCGATGAAAGGTGATGCAGATATTGCTGCCCGTTATGTCATTCATAATCTACAACGTCAATACGTTGAAAAGCTAGTCGCTAATCAGTATAGCAATCGAGTTGCGGCATTTAGTGCTTTACAAGGCTACGGCAAACTTTGTTCACCAAACAATGTACAAGCCCTGAAAACAGGCAATGCCAGAATAGCTCAACCGGGCAAGGCAACGGATGGTGGTGTTAATTTGGTACCTTACGTGCGTATTGAACCGTAGTTTTTGCAGTGATGCGAGTGGGTTTGCTAGTTCAACTGCACCCGCGTCCCCCACGGCACGGGTGACTTGCCTTTCACCAACCAAATCACCGGATAATTCGGTTGCACCTTGGGGAAATACCCCTGCGCATCGGTGAAATACACCAAAATATCCGGCTGTCGGTCTTGGGTTTGCACCCACTCAAACACGGGGCGGAAATCGGTCGAGCCGCCACCGGGCATGGCTTGCGGTAAGGTTGCTTCTTCCCACGGCTCAAAGCGGCGCGGGAAACCTTCTACCACTTCGGAATCACACGCGAGCAAGGTGACGGCAGCGCGAACTTGCCCTTTGATCGCGTTGATTTCGGTGAGGCAATCCAGCAATTCTTTGTCGTTGACCGAACCGCTCACGTCCAGTGCTACTACCGCATTGATTTGGTAGCTTTTGAGTGTTGGGAAAATCGCCGGATCGCCACGGCGTGATGAAGGGCGAGCGTAGCTGTAATCGTCGCGTGCCACCGCCGTCATGTAGTGCGCCAGTAAGGTGCGCCAAGGTAGGCGCGGTTGTAGCAATTCTTCCACCAAGCGTTTCATGATGCCGCTGAGTTTTCCGGCTTGTTGCGCTTGTTGGGCGGCTCCGGCGAGGCGTTGTTGCCATTGCACGCTGAGATCTTCGGCTTCTTGCTGGTTCAGCGGGGGCGGGGGTGGTTCGCCATCTTCGCTGGGTTCATCGGGGGATTGTTGTTGGGTGTTGCCGTCGCCTTCATTGGCATCTTGGGGTTGGGATTCGGCTTCGCCGGATTCGCCCGCGTCTTGTTCGTCAGGCTGTTGCGGTGGGGTGTCGTTATCGGGTTCGGTATCCGTATTGGATTCTTCGGGTTTGTCGTCAGCATTGGTCGGGTTGTCTTGTTTGTCACGGTTATCCAGCGGGTTTTCGCTTTTGTCGCTGCTGCCTTCGTTGGGCTTGGTTTCCTTGTCGTACAGATGCTGATCCATCGTTTCGGTCATGTCGTTATCGTCGAGGAGTGGGTAAATCTCCTCGGCACTCATACCGACGTATTCGCGCATCATGATCATGCCGGGTGGCGGTTTTAGCCCATCCGCAATCAGGATGGGGTTGATGGCGTAATCGCAAGCCAGATCCCAGCGGTGTTTGACACGGTGGGCGCGGCGGGCGAAATGCGACAGGGCGCAATGCAGGGCTTCGTGGGCGAGGACGAATTGCGCTTCGTCGGTGCGTAATTCCTGCACGTATTCGGGGTTGTAGTAGAACTTACGGGCATCCGTACCGGTCGTCGGACACCATGCCGGATTTGCAACTTCTAACGGCAGACGCAGCACGAGTGCACCCAGAAACGGCTTATCCAGAATCAGTTTGGTGCGGGCGGCGACCAGTTTGTCTTCAATGGCTTTGATGTCGATGTCAGGCATGTTGGGCAGTTGTTGGGGAAAAATGCCATGGTAGGGGGAGCAGGGGTAATGTGCAAATGGGCATACACAAAGCCAATAAAAAGCCTCTTCCGAGTGGAAGAGGCTCGTGGGGCACTACACTGCTTTGTCAGTGACCGCTTTTTCCTTGCCCAGCAGTATTTGCGCATGAGCCGCAGCCAAGCGTGCAATCGGCACTCGCGGCCCGGAACAGGACACGTAGTTCAGCCCGATTTCATCGCAGAAACGGATGGAAGCCGGATGCCCGCCGTGTTCGCCGCAGATACCAACCTTGAGGGTGGGGTGTGTGCTGCGCCCCCAGCCGACTGCTAGCCCCATCAGCCGCCCCACGCCTTTCACGTCTAGCACCTCGAAGGGGTTGTCCTGCAAAATTTCGCGTTCGTTGTACATCGGCAGGAACTTGTTCTCGGCATCTTCACGCGAGAACGAGAACGTGGCTTGGGTCAGGTCATTCGTGCCGAAGGAGAAAAATTCAGCTTCTGCCGCCAAGCTTTCCGCCCGCATACAGGCACGCACCACTTCCATCATGCTGCCAAACTGGTAGCTGACTTTGACGCCGAAAGTGGCTTCGACCTGCTGATGTACCGATTGCACCAGCTTTTTGACGTGCTTCAGCTCTTCGGCGGTACAGACTTGCGGAACCATGATTTCGGGGGAAACCGGGATGCCCGCCTTGGTGCAGTCAGCCGCCGCTTCCAGCACCGCACGGATTTGCATGGTGTAGATTTCCGGGAAGGTGATACCCAGACGCACGCCGCGATGCCCCAGCATGGGGTTGACTTCACGTAGCGCCCGCACTTTTTTCAGGATTTGTTCCTTGCGGGTGATTACGCTGTCAACTAGACGGGTGTCGCCCAGTTCATGCACGCTGGAAGGCAGTGGTTCGCCATTGCTGCCAGCCAGCAGTTTAGCGGTTTCCACCAGCACTTCCATGCCTTGCACCGATAAACGCAGGTGGCGCAATTGCTCCAGCTCGTCGACCAGTTGCTGTTCGGAGGGCAGGAATTCGTGGATTGGTGGGTCTAGCAGGCGCACCGTGACCGGGCGTGGCGACATGGTTTTGAACACTTCCTTGAAATCGGCGCGTTGGATTGGCAACAGCTTGTCGAGGGCTGCTTGGCGCTGTTCGGCAGTGTCTGCCACGATCATGTCGATGACAATGGGCAAGCGTTCGGCAGCGTTGAACATGCGTTCGGTGCGGCACAAGCCAATGCCCATTGCACCGTATTTGAGGGCGCGGGCGGCGTCATTGGGGGTGTCGGCGTTTGCCATCACTTTGAGGCGGGCGGCCTTGTCTGCCCAGCCGAGCAGGGTGATGAGTTCGTCGGAAAAATCCGCTTCGACTTTGGGCACAGCGCCAAGGTAAATGCTGCCGCTAGTGCCATCGAGGGTAATGACATCGCCTTCCTTGATGACCGTGCCGCCGACGAATGCCTTGCGCAACTGCACTTCAACGTGGATGCCTTCTGCCCCGGCGACGCAAGGTTTGCCCATGCCGCGTGCCACTACCGCCGCGTGCGAAGTCTTGCCGCCACGGCTGGTGAGGATGCCTTGGGCTGCAAAGAAGCCGTGGATGTCTTCGGGCTTGGTTTCTTCGCGCACCAGAATGACCTTGAGACCCTGTTTGCCC
The window above is part of the Thiothrix winogradskyi genome. Proteins encoded here:
- a CDS encoding DUF2201 family putative metallopeptidase; amino-acid sequence: MPDIDIKAIEDKLVAARTKLILDKPFLGALVLRLPLEVANPAWCPTTGTDARKFYYNPEYVQELRTDEAQFVLAHEALHCALSHFARRAHRVKHRWDLACDYAINPILIADGLKPPPGMIMMREYVGMSAEEIYPLLDDNDMTETMDQHLYDKETKPNEGSSDKSENPLDNRDKQDNPTNADDKPEESNTDTEPDNDTPPQQPDEQDAGESGEAESQPQDANEGDGNTQQQSPDEPSEDGEPPPPPLNQQEAEDLSVQWQQRLAGAAQQAQQAGKLSGIMKRLVEELLQPRLPWRTLLAHYMTAVARDDYSYARPSSRRGDPAIFPTLKSYQINAVVALDVSGSVNDKELLDCLTEINAIKGQVRAAVTLLACDSEVVEGFPRRFEPWEEATLPQAMPGGGSTDFRPVFEWVQTQDRQPDILVYFTDAQGYFPKVQPNYPVIWLVKGKSPVPWGTRVQLN
- the ppdK gene encoding pyruvate, phosphate dikinase, whose protein sequence is MNNKWAYSYQEGDGKNKQLLGGKGANLCEITQIGLNVPPGFVISTDACLNYLAQPEHQLPEGVMAQTREQMAMLETATGKRFGSATDPLLVSVRSGSAMSMPGMMDTILNLGLNSQTLMGLIAHTRNERFGYDSYRRFIQLFGKVALGVPDELFDEQFDAVKKNVGAESDVGLQAADLKDISERFLAVVRHHTGRPFPEDPYEQLEIAIKAVFNSWSGKRAVDYRREFHITSDMANGTAVNVVTMVFGNMGNDCATGVGFTRNPATGENMLYGEYLTNAQGEDVVAGIRTPKPLQEMAQEMPSLYTQLLDLRNKLERHYCEIQDFEFTIEKGVLYCLQTRNGKMNASAMVRTSVEMAHEGLISEEQALLRVNPQHLEQMLYPRLDPKFKGTPLATGLPASPGAASGQVVFDADRAEALGKQGLKVILVREETKPEDIHGFFAAQGILTSRGGKTSHAAVVARGMGKPCVAGAEGIHVEVQLRKAFVGGTVIKEGDVITLDGTSGSIYLGAVPKVEADFSDELITLLGWADKAARLKVMANADTPNDAARALKYGAMGIGLCRTERMFNAAERLPIVIDMIVADTAEQRQAALDKLLPIQRADFKEVFKTMSPRPVTVRLLDPPIHEFLPSEQQLVDELEQLRHLRLSVQGMEVLVETAKLLAGSNGEPLPSSVHELGDTRLVDSVITRKEQILKKVRALREVNPMLGHRGVRLGITFPEIYTMQIRAVLEAAADCTKAGIPVSPEIMVPQVCTAEELKHVKKLVQSVHQQVEATFGVKVSYQFGSMMEVVRACMRAESLAAEAEFFSFGTNDLTQATFSFSREDAENKFLPMYNEREILQDNPFEVLDVKGVGRLMGLAVGWGRSTHPTLKVGICGEHGGHPASIRFCDEIGLNYVSCSGPRVPIARLAAAHAQILLGKEKAVTDKAV